A segment of the Acidobacteriota bacterium genome:
CGGCGGCGACGGCGGCGGACCTGATCCGGAACGGAACGGAGCGCTCGATCCTCGCGGTGCGCGAGGACGGCGCCTTCCGGACCAACCTGATCCTGACGAACGCCACCGAGGCCGCGCTGGCCGTGGACGTCAGGCTCGTGGGCGGGGACGGGGCCACGCTGGGGACGAAGACGTACGCGCTGCAGCCCCTCGGGATGACGCAGGTATCGAGGGTCGTCCGGGACGTGGGCGTCGGGACGGATGTCTCCGGGGCGCGGCTCGTGCTTTCGACGCCGACGGCGGGGGGCAGCTTCGCGGCCTACGCGTCCGCGATCGACAACGTCACGAACGACCCGAGGACACTCCTGCCGGAGGTGATTGCCGGGGGTCGGCGGGCTCGGGGGGCGGGGGGCGTTGGGTGGCGGGGGGGGGTTTCCGGGGGGGGGGGGGGGGGGGGGGGGGGGGGGGGGGGGGGGGGGGGGGGGGGGGGGGGGGTGGGGCGGGCCGGGGGGTGGGTTGGGGGGGGGGGGGGGGGGGGGGGGGGGGGGGGGGGGGGGGGGGGGGGGGGGGGTTGGGGGGGGGGGGGGGGGGGGGGGGGGGCGGCGGGGGGGGGGGGGGGGGCGGGGGGGGGGGGGGGGGGGGGGGGGGGGGGGGGGGGGGGGGGGGGTGGGGGGGGGGGGTGGGCCGGGGTTCCCCTGGGGGGGCGGCCGGGGGGGGGGGGGGGGGGGGGGGGGGGGGGGGGGGGGGGGGGGGGGGGGGGGGGGGGGCCCGGGGGGGGGGGGGGGGGGGGCCGGGCCCGCGGGGGGGGGGGGGGGGGGCGGCGGGGGGGGGGGGGGGGGGGGGGGGGGGGGGGGGGGGGGGGGGGGGGGGGGGGGGGGGGGGGGGGGGGGGGGGGGGGGGGGGGGGGGGGGGGGGGGGGGGGGGGGGGGGGGGGGGGGGGGGCGGGGGGGGGGGGGGGGGGGGGGGGGGGGGCCAACGGGTATAGACCCGGGGGGGGGGGGGGGGGGGGGCGGGCGGGGGGGGGGGGGGGGGGGGGGGGCGGGGGCGGGGGGGGGGGGGGGGGGCGGGGCGCCGGGGGGGGGGCCCGGGGGGGGGGGGGGGGGGGGGGGGGGGGGGGGGGGGGGGCTGGGGGTTCCGGCGCGGGGGGGGGGGGGGGGGGGGGGGGCGCCGGGGGGGGGGGGGGGGGGGGGGCCCGGGGGCCCGGGGGGGGGGGGGGGGGGGGGTGCCGCGGGGGGGGGGGCCGGGGGGGGGGGGGGGGGGGGGGGGGGGGGGGGGGGGGGGGGGGGGGGGGGGGGGGGGGGGGGGGGGGGGGGGGGTGGGGGGGGGGGGGGGGGGGGCCGGGGGGGGGGGGGGGGGGGGGGGGGGGGGGGGGGGGGGGGGGGGGGGGGGGGGGGGGGGGGGGGGGCCGGGGGGGGGGGGGGGGGGGGGGGGGGGGGGGGGGGGGGGGGGGGGGGGGGGGGGGGGGGGGGGGGGGGGGCGGGGTTGGGGGGGGGGGGGGGGGGGCGCCCGGGGGGGGGGGGGGGGGGGGGGGCGGGGGGGGGGTTGGGGCGGGGGGGGTTGGGGGGGGGGGGGGGGGGGGGGGCCGGGCGGGGGGGGGGGGGGGGGGGGGGGGGGGGGGGTTGGGGGGGGGGGGGGGGGGGGGGGGGGGGGGGGGGGGGGGGGGGGGGGGGGGGGGGGGGGGGGGGGGGGGGGGGGGGGGGGGGGGGGCCCCCGGGGGGGGGGGGGGGGGGGGGGGGGGGGGGGGGGGGGGGGGGGGGGGGGGGGGGGGGGGGGGGGGGGGGAAGGGGGGGGGGGGGGGGGGGGGGGGGGGGGGGGGGGGGGGGGGGGGGGGGGGGGGGGGGGGGGGGGGGGGGGGGGGGGGCCGGGGGGGGGGGGGGGGGGGGGGGGGGGGGGGGCCCCGGCCGGGCGGGGGGGGGGGGGGGGGGGGGGGGGGGGGGGGGGGGGGGGGCGGCGGGGGGGGGGGGGGGGGGGGGGGGGGGGGGGGGGGCCGGGGGGGGGGGGGGGGGGGGGGGGGCCCCCGGGGGGGGGGGGGGGGCGGGGGGGGGGGCCCCCCCGGGGGGGGGCCGGGGGGGGGGGCCCCGGGGGGGGGCCCCCGGGGGGGGGGGGGCGGGGGGGGGGGGGGGGGGGGGGGGGGGGGGGGGGCGGGGGGGGGGGGGGGGGGGGGGGGGGGGGGGGGGCCCCGGGGGGGGGGGGGGGGGGGGGGGGGGGGGGGGGGGGGGGGGGGGGGGGGGGGGGGGGGGGGGGGGGGGGGGGGGGGGGGGGGGGGGGGGGGGGGGTGCGGGGGGGGGGGGGGGGGGGGGGGGAGCGGGGGGGGGGGGGGGGGGGGGGGGGGGCCGGGGGGGGGGGGGGGGGGGGGGGGGGGGGGGGGGGGGGGGGGGGGGGGGGGGGGGGGGGGGGGCCGGGGGGGGGGGGGGGGGGGGCGGGGGGGGGGGGGGGGGGGGGGGGGGGGGCCGGGGGGGGGGGGGGGGGGGGGGGGGGGGGGGGGGGGGGGGGGGGGGGCTCGGGGGGGGGGGGGGGGGGGGGGGGGGGGGTGGGGGGGGGGGCGGGGGGGGGGGGGGGGGGGGGGGGGGGGGGGGGGGGGGGGGGGGGGGGGGGGGGGGGGGGGGGGGGGGGGGGGGGGGGGGGCGGGGGGGGGGGGGGGGGGGGGGGGGGGGGGGGGGGGGGGGGGGGCCCCGGGGGGGGGGGGGGGGGGGGGGGGGGGCCGCGGGGGGGGGGGGGGGGGGGGGGGGGGGGGGGGGGGGGGGGGGGGGGGGGGGGGGGGGGGGGGGGGGGGGGGGGGGGGGGGGGGGGGGGGGGGGGGGGGGGGGGGGGGGGGGGGGGGGGGGGGGGGGGCGGGGGGGGGGGGGGGGGGGGGGGGGGGGGGGGGGGGGGGGGGCGGGGGGGGGGGGGGGGGGGGGGGCGGGGGGGGGGGGGGGGGGGGGGGGGGGGGGGGGGGGGGGGGGGGGGGCGGGGGGGGGGGGCCCCCCCCGGGGGGGGCGCCTGGGGGGGGGGGGGGGGGGGGGGGGGTTGGGGGGGGGGGGGGGGGCGGGGGCGGGGGGGGCCCGCCCCGGGCCGGCGTCCGGACTCAGCGGCGGTAGGCCGAATCGTGATCGGGATGCAGCGAGATGAAGCGGAGGAAATCGCCTTCCCGGAAGGCGAACGCGCGGACCTTCTGGCTCAGGCGGAGCGAATGGACGCCCGCGCCGTTCGGAGCCTTCAGATGCCGGATCTCTTCCCAGCGGAAGCCGGTATGCCGATAGACCGCGCTCCAGTCCAGCTCGCGGAGACGGAGCAAGGACGCGACGACCTGCTTCAGTTCCTGCGTCTCGAGGCGAAAGAAGACGTCCTGAAACTCGGGACTGTTGAGGTCGAGCCGGACCCGTTTAGCGGCGGCGGCCACGCGAACGGGCCTTTCCTTTCACGGCGCGCGTCAGGAGACCGTCGACGTCGGTCTGCTCCGGCGTCGTCGCGGCGGCCCAGGTGAGGCCGCGCGCGATCCGCGAGCGGTCGGGCTCCTGCAGTGTCCAGAGCTGACTCTCGGGCACCACCGCCACGGCCGTGAGGACGATGACCCCTTCTCCGCGGTGCTCGACCCTGAGGGCCCTGCCCGCGTAGCTCTTCCCGAGCGAAATCTGGCCGCTTTTCCCGACGACCTTGATGTCCGAACCGCTGACCTGAGGCATGCGCTGTTCTCCTGCCGTCATGCTATCATGCCGTCGTGCCGCCGGCCGTTCGCGGCGGAGCCCACGGCGTGGGGCCGCCGGAAGCGGCGCGTGCTAGCGTTTCGCTCTCATGGCGCCCTTTCCCGACACGCGCGGGTCCCTCGTCGCCGCGGTCACGGGCGGCGACGCCGCCGCGCGCTCGCGCGCGCTCGAGACGCTCGCGGAGGCGTACTGGAAGCCGGTCTACACGTACGTGCGGCTGAAGGCCGGACTCTCGCACGAGGAAGCCGCCGACCTCACGCAGGAGCTCTTCACGAAGCTCGTCGAAAAGGAATGGCTGTCCCGCTTCGACCCGTCGAAGGCGCGCCTGAGGACGTATCTGCGCGTCCTCGTCGACGGATTGGTTGCGAACGAATGGAAGGCCCGGACCCGCCTCAAGCGCGGCGGAGAGATGAAGTTTGTTTCGTTCGACGTCGACGCCGTTCGGCGCGAGGTCGAGGAACGTCCGGGCGCTTGCGACCTTTCGCCGGAAGACTTCTTCGAAAGGGAGTGGGCGAGGAGCGTCTTTTCGGTGGCGGTCGAGCGTTTCCGGGCCCTGTGCGCCTCGAATGGGCACTCGATTCGATTCGCGCTCTTCACAGCCTACGACCTCGAAGGGGACGCGGCCGCGGCGCGGCCGCGGTACGAGGACCTCGCGCTCCGCTTCGGGACGACCGCCGTCGACGTCACGAACCAGCTCGCGGCGGCCCGGCGCGACTTCCGCCGCATCGTCCTCGACGTCCTTCGGGAGCTGACGGTCTCCGACGCGGAGTTCCGTACCGAGGCGCGCGCGCTTCTCGGAGTGGAGCCGCCCCCGTGACGCTCCCCGATTCGGCCGTCGCGCGGCTGCGGGAGGCGGTGCGCTCGCCGGATCTCTCCGGCACGCGCTACCGGCTGGCCGGGACGGTCGGGACCGGTGGCATGGGCGCGGTCTTCGAGGTGGAGGACGAAATCCTCGGCCGGCGCCTCGCGCTCAAAGTCGTGGACGTGTCCCTCGAAGGCGAGGGGCCCGCTGAGGCGCTGATGGCCGAAGCCCGGGTGCTCGCCCGGCTCGAACACCCCGGCCTCGTCCCCGTGCACGACGCGGGCCTGTTGCCCGACGGGCGCGCGTTCTACGCGATGAAGCTCGTCCGGGGCGAAGGCCTCGCCGCGGCCGCCGCGCGAACCGGGACGCTGCCGGAGCGGCTGCGGCTCTTCCTGAGGGTGTGCGAGCCCGTCGCGTTTGCGAACGCGGCCGGTGTCGTCCACCGGGATCTCAAGCCCTCCAACGTCATGGTGGGCCCGTTCGGCGAGGTGCTCGTGCTCGACTGGGGGCTCGCCCGCGCGGCGGCGTCCGTGACGGCGGACGCATCCGGCACGCCCGGGTTCATGGCGCCGGAGCAGGCCGCGGGCGGTCCCGTCGACGTGCGCGCGGACGTCTACGGGCTGGGCGCGGTCCTTGACGCGTTGCTTCGGGTGGCGCCGGCGCAGGATCCGCCCAAAGCCCTCGCGGCGATCGTGGCGCGGGCGACGGCGCAGGATCGCGGCGAGAGGTATCCCGACGTTTCCGCGCTCGCAGCCGACGTCGCGAGGTTCCTCGACGGGGAGCGCGTCGAGGCCCACGCCGAAGGGCCCGCCGAGCGGGCGCTCCGGATCCTGAAGCGTCACCGGGTCGCGGTCGGGCTCGTCGCGGTCTATCTCATCACGCGCGGGCTCTTTATCCTGCTGCGACGTTAAAGGAATTCCCCGGCGCGTTGAATGGATCCTCAGGAGGACACGATGAACAAGGTTCTGCTCGGATTGCTCGTTGGGGCGGCGCTGGGGGCCGTCGACGGACTCACGGCGTGGTTCACGCCGGAGGTGAGATCGCAGATCGTAGGCATCGTGGCGGGGTCGACGTTCAAGGGCCTCGTGGCGGGCGTCCTGATCGGCGTCTTCGCGCGGAAGGTCCGGTCCGTGCCCGCCACGCTCGTCTTCGGGACCGCGCTTGGTCTCATCTTCGCGTTCCTCGTCGCGAACATGCAGGGCAAGTACTACTTCGAGATCATGCTGCCCGGCGCGATCGTCGGCCTGCTGACCGGCTACGCGACGCAGCGCTACGGGCGGAAGCCGGAGGCCACGACCGCGTAGACTCACCCGAAGCACGTTGTTGACTCCCGGCACCCGTCTCGGCTCCTACGAAGTCCTCTCGCCGCTCGGCGCGGGCGGGATGGGGGAGGTTTACCGCGCGAAGGACCTTCGGCTCGCGAGGGAAGTCGCAATAAAGGTACTGCCGGAGGATTTCTTAGAAGGTGAAGAGAGAAAGCTGCGGTTCGAAAGGGAGGCCCGGGCGCTCGCCGCGCTGAATCACCCAAATATCGCGGCGGTCCATTCATTCGAAGAAAGCGGCGGACGCCACATCCTGGTCATGGAGCTGATCGAGGGAGCGACGCTGCGCGCGAAGCTCGCCGAGGGTCCGCTGCCGACGAAGAAGATCCTCTCGATTGCCTCGCAGGTGGCCGAAGGGCTCGCGAAGGCCCACGCGGCGGGAATCGTGCATCGGGATCTCAAGCCCGAGAACCTGATGGTCACGCCCGACGGCCTCGTGAAGATCCTGGACTTCGGCCTCGCCAAGCTCTCGGGTCCGCCCGAGGCGTCCGGCGAGGCGTCGGTCGCGCCGACCGTGTCGGGAGGCACGGAACCGGGAATGATCATGGGCACGGTGGCGTACATGTCGCCCGAGCAGGCCGTCGGCAGGCCGGTGGATTTCCGGTCGGACCAGTTCTCGCTCGGAGCGGTGATCTACGAAATGGTCGCGGGACGCCGCCCGTTCGAGCGCCCGACGCGTCCGGAGACGCTGACCGCGATCCTCCGGGAGGAGCCCGAGCCCCTGTCGTCGACGGCCCTCGCGACGCCGGCGCCGCTGCGGTGGATCGTGGAGCGCTGCCTCGCGAAGGATCCCGACGACCGCTACGCCTCGACGAGGGATCTCGCTCGCGATCTTTCGCAGACGGCGGCGCGGCTCTCTTCGATGTCTGAACCGGGTCCGGCGGCGGCGGGGACCGCGCCGCGCCGGGGCGCAGGCGCGCGCTCTCTCCTCGTCCTCCTCGGCGCCGTCCTCGGTCTCCTCACCGCCTTCGCGGTGGTGAGGGTCCGGGGGCTCTCGCGACCCGAGACCTCGCCGCGGCTCACGCGCGCCACGCTCTCGCCCGGACTCCAGCAGCAGCCCGCCTTTTCGCCCGACGGGAAATTCCTCGCCTACGTCACGGACGAGCGCGGGAGCCTCGACGTCGTGGTCGAGCCGCGCGGTGGCGGGGCGCCCATCCGCGTCGCCGCGACGGATGCCGACGAGACGCACCCGGCCTGGTCCCCCGACGGGACGAAGATCGCCTTCTGCTCCGCCCGCGACCACGGCGGGCGGCTCGGCGTCGTCCTCGGGCAGACGGAGCTCACGGAGCTCGTGGACGGGCGCGCCGGAGACCTCTTCATCGCGCCCGCTCTCGGCGGGGCGGCCGTCAAGCTCGTGGACGACGGCTACTACCCGGCCTGGTCGCCGGACGGGAAGCGCGTCGTCTTCCAGTCGAACCGCGGTGGGAAATGGGACCTCTGGACGATCTCCGCCGAGGGCGGGCCGCCCGCCCGGCTCACCGACGACGCCGACTTCAACTACCAGCCGAGCTGGTCTCCCGACGGAAAGTGGATCGCTTACGCATCGCGCGCCGCGGGAGGCGTCTTCAGTCTGCGCGCCGTCGCCGCGGCGGGCGGCGCGCCGGCGGAGCTGACGCGCGGGAAGGCGCTCGTCCTCCACCCTTCGTGGTCGCCCGAAGGTCGCTCCCTCGTTTACTCGGCCTTCGACAACGTCACGAACCTTTGGGAGCTGCCGGTCTCGAACGGCAAGGTGGCCGGCGCGCCCCGCCGCGTCACGCTCGGCCCGGGACAGGACGTGGACGCCACGGTGAGCCGCGACGGCAAATCCATCGCGTTCGCGACGACAAGGACCAACGGCGACATCTGGGAGCTGTCACTTCCCTCGGGGGCGCTCCGGCAGGTCACGTCCGAGACCACGCTCGAGCAGTATCCGGCGCTCTCGCCCGACGGCAAGACGCTGCTGGCCGAGTCGGACCGCACGGGCCGGATCGCCCTCTGGACGCTCGACCCTTCCGGCAGGTTCCGCGAGCAGGTCTCGGCGATCGACCAGAACGGCGGACAGTGGTCCGCGGACGGCCGTCAGGTGGCGTACGTCCTCCGGGGGACGATCCACCTCCACACGCTCGGGAACGTCGGCGGGACTGACACCGGCATCCGGTCTTCGGGCGCGGGCGAGTTTTCCCCGGACGGGACGACCCTCGCGTTCGCGGTGCCGGGCGAGCCGCTCTCCCTTTACACGGTCGCCACGAAGGCGGTTCGCCGCCTCGGGGCGGTCCCGGGCGCCCGGAACGTCGGGGACGCCTCCTGGTCGCCGGACGGACGGGCTCTCGCGGCGCACGTCCAGAAAGATGCGACGCGCGAGCTGTGGATCCTCCCCGCGGACGGGAGCGCGCCGAGGCGGCTCACGGACGGTGCGTTCGAGGACTCGCACGCCCGCTGGTCACCCGCGAACCCCGACGAGATCCTGTTCCTGCGTGACCACCGCCGGATCTGCGTGATTTCCGTGGCGACCGGCCGCGTCCGCGAGCTGCCCGTCAAGCAGGACGGCACGTTCTTCCTCGACTACCCTTCTTTCACGCGCGACGGGAAGAAGGTCTTCTTCAGCATCCACAAGAAGGCCGGGAACATCTACGTGATCGAACGGTGAAGAAGTGGTGGAGCTGAACGGGATCGAACGCGCCCGCCTGCCTGGCGCGCACGCTCCCTGGGGGGGCGAGGCGGGGGCCGGACGGGTGGGAGGTGAGAGAATGAAATGGTGGAGCTGAACGGGATCGAACCGTCGACCTCCTGAATGCCATTCAGGCGCTCTCCCAACTGAGCTACAGCCCCACCCGGGTCGGAGAGACCGGGGAAAGTAGCATCACCCCCGCTCCCGGTCAAACGAGGGGATTCCGGGCTTCGACGCGTGGGGGGCTGGTCCGCCTCAGGCGGTCGAGCTCGTCGAGAGTCCCGACGCCGCCTCGAGGACGCGCTCCCGCGCCCGCTCGATGAGCGGCCCCGGCGTCCGCCGGAGGTTTCGCGCGAGACCGGTGACCTTCAGGACGAGGATCGCCCATTTGTTCGGATCCCAGTGGTACCAGCGGAGGCCGTTGCGGAAGTCGGACGGAAACGTGTGGTGAAAGTTGTGGAACCCTTCGCCGTGCGTGAAGAACGCGAGGAACCAGTTGTCGCGCGCCGAGACCTCGGTCGAGTACGGCCGCTTGCCCCAAACGTGCGCCGCGGAGTTGATGAGGAACGTCGTGTGGTGGACGAGGACGATCCTCAGGAACCCGCCCCAGAGGAGGCCCCCCAGCGGCCGCCCGAAGAACGCGCCGATGAGCGTCGGCAGGCCGAGGCCGACGCCGATCCCGAGGAAGCGGGACCAGCGGTGCTGCCACATGACGCGCGGGTTCTTCAGGAGGTCGGGCACGTTTTCGAAGCTCGCGTCCGGGGGCTGCTTGTAGAACACCCAGAAGACGTGCGCCCAGAGGAACCCGCGGTTCACCGAGTACGGGTCGCGGTCCGTGTCCGTGTAGCGGTGGTGATCGCGGTGGTCGCGCGCCCAGCGCAGCGCGGAGTTCTGGAGCGCGAGCGCCCCGAAGAAGAGGAGGACGGACTCGGCCGCGGGGTGGCAGTCGTATGTGCGGTGCGCGAAGCAGCGGTGGTAGCCGGAGCCGATCCCGATCCCGATCGCCATGAAGAGCGCGAGCGCGAGAACCGGCTCCCACCAAACGATTCCGTGCGTGGCGGCGTACCAGGCCGTGCCGCCGAAGCCGACCACGGGCGTGAGGCAGAGAAAGAGGATGTTTACCCAGTCCGGCGAGGGTTTACGCATAGGAGATGGAGTTTACGCGCTCTTCTGCGACGGCGTCTCGGGCGCCGGGACGGACCCTGGCGGATCATGGGCGCGTGGACCGTGCCGCCGCCCCATCTCTCGCCCGCCGCGTCGCCGAGGCCGGCGGAGCCGTTCCGTTCGAGAGGTGGATGGATCTCGCGCTGCACGACGCGGAGCTCGGGTACTACGCGCGCAATATCCGGGACGTCGGCCGGCGCGGCGACTTCGCGACGGCCTCGACGTTGCACCCCGCGCTCGGCGAGGCGGTGGCCGCGTGGGCGGCCGGGCGGCGGCGCGCGCTCGGCGGCCCGTTCGCGCGCTGGGATCTCGTCGAACTGGGCCCCGGCTCGGGCGCGCTCGCCGAGGCGGTCCTCGCGTCGCTGCCGCTGCTCGCCCGGCGGACGGTCAAGCTACACCTCGTCGAGACCTCGCCGGTACTTGCGGAGGCGCAGCGTGCGCGCCTTGGGGCGCGCGCGACGTGGCACGGGACGATGGAGGACGCGCTCGCCGCCTGCGGCGGCCGGGCGGTCGTCTACGCCTCGGAGCTGCTCGACGCTTTTCCCGTGCGGGTCCTGAGGCGGTCGGGCAGCGGGTGGCAGGCGCTCTGGATCTCTTTGAAAGGGGATCAGTGGCGGGAGGTATGGCGGCCTGCGCCGAGTGACGGCCCCGGAGGCGCGGCGCCCGGCGCCTTCAGCGCTCTTTCTCGGACGTGGCCCGAGGGGCAGCGCGTCGAAATCGCACCGTCCGTCCGCTCCCTCTTCCTTTCAAAGAAGTCTTTCTCTTCTCTTCTGTCCGGTTCTGTCCTCCTCCTCGACTACGGCGACACGATCGAGACGCTCTACGACCGGAGGCCTCTTGGTACGGTGCGCGGTTACGCGCACCACCAGCGCCTGGAGGGGGAGGAGCTCTACCGCTGGGGCGGGAAGGCGGACGTGACGGCTGATGTGAACTTCACGGACATTGCCGCGTGGGCCTCCGAGGCGGGGTTCGACGTCTCGCCGCTCGAGACGCAAGGCGCGTTCCTCGCCCGGCACGTCCCCGATGCCGTGGCGCGCGCGGCGCGCGAGCCCGCCCTCGCGTTCCTCCTCGACCCGCGCGGCGCGGGGACGGGCTTCAAGGCGCTGGAGCTGGGGAGACGCTAGGGAAGGTATTCCTTCGGGATCTTCACGGCCTCGGACTCGGCTTCCCAGAAGATCGTCACGACCCACCAGCGCGTCCCGTCGAAGAGCAGCTGGAACGAGTTGATGCCGCGGACGAACGGCGCCGCGTCCGTTTGGGTCGTGCCGCGCCTCGTAGGTCGAGAAGACTTGCACGATGTGTCCGAATCTCTCGACGCGGCGCGCGACCTCCTTTTCGAAGAACGCCGTCGTCTCGAAGACCGGCTCCGAGCGCCGGATGTAGCCGTCCGGGTCATAGACGCGCGGGCCGAAGTCGCCCGCCGGGCGCGGCCCGGTCGGGATCAACCGCGCGCCGTCCGCGAAGAGAGAGCGGAAGCGCTCCCAGTCCCGTTTTTGTCCGGCCGGCCCGGAGATCACGTCGTACACGGCCGCGACGAGCGCCTCCGGTGAGGAGACGTCGGCGGGCCGGCCGGGCCGCGCCGCCCGCATCGGGATCGCGCCCGCGGCCGCCGCGAACGCGACGAGGGCGGCGTTCACCTCGGCCGGTCTCTCGAGCATGACGAAATGTCCAGTACCGGCGATCTCGACGATCGTGGCGTCCGGGTTCAGCGTCTTCACGTAGGCGAAGTAATCCGCATTCCACATCGGGCTCTTCGCGACGAGGACGAGGAGCGGCACCTTGATCGGATCGTCCGTCCAGACCGCGAGGTCGAACATCCCCTTCATCGCGCTCGCGGCGACGGGCTGCGTGAATCCGGCCGCCATCTTCCGGACGTCGGCCTTGACGGAGTCCGGCGTCGCCGGCGTGAACGTGGACTCGAAAAACCCGCTCATCGCCTTCTCGAAGTCCGGTCCCGAGAAGCGCGCGACGAACGCGTCGACCTGCGCAGGGTCCTTGAAATACGACCGCAGCGCCCCGTCCACGGCGGCGATTCCGAGCGTCTTCGCGGGGTACCTGCGCCAGAACTGCCGCGCCACGGGCGTCCCCATGCTGTGGCCGACGAGAAGCGCGCGCTCCACGCCGGCATCGCGCATGACGGCGTCGACGGACGCGGCGAACCGATCCATCGTGTAGTCGACGTTGGGCCGGTCGCTCCTTCCGTGGCCGGGCAGGTCCACGAACAGCATCCGTGCCTTGCCGTCGAAGGCGCTCGCCTGCGCGCGCCACGACGTCATGTCGCACGCGAGGCCGTGGATGAAGACGACGGCCGTCTTCGCCGCGGGGTCGTCTAGGCTCTTGTAGTGGACCTTGACGCCCTCGGACGTCGCGAACCGCGACGGCGCGGCGTCGAGGGGATCGGGGAGGGGAGACGAGAGGAGATTCTCGGAAAGAAAGAGAGCAAGGGCCGCGGCGGCGCCTCGCGAAAGGGCTGGTCGAGTGGGGAATGCCATGTCCACCTTCCCGTGGGAACGATTTGGAGCTTGCCCATTGTCTCGCGCCAGCGGGTCCATACGGGGTACGACGTCCTTTGCGAGTCTGAGCATCACGGCGAACCGGCCACCCTTCTGAGCCAGTTCAGGACCGTCGTCGCCACGAGTTCCGGAAGTCCTTCTCCGCCCCCAGGAAGCGGCGCCGAGAGGCCGTGGTCCATTCCGGGTACCGTCAGGAGCTGCGCGGCGCCGGGCGTGTTCCGGTTCACCATCGCCACGACCCTTTCGTGATCGCTCCGGCTCATCACGAGGTCGGCTTCTCCGAAGACGGCGAGCGTGGGCCGATCGACCTTCTCCCACGCCGCGCTCACGTTCGTCGCCTGGAGCTGCTGAAGGAATCGGATCGGCCGCCCGTACTGATGCGCCGGCGCATCCTCCCAGACGAGCCCGAGCGCCGGCTTCCTCCGGATCGCCTCCGCAGGCGTCAGGCCGCCCTCCAGCACGAGACCGTAGAGCTCGGCGAGACGGCGCATGCGGGTCGACACGTCGCCCGCGGAGAGGCCTGCGGCTTCCAGCCGCCGCCTCTCGAACTCGAGGAGCCGCTCGAGCCACGTCCGCACCCAGCTGTTCAGGAACAGGTACCCCCGCGTCTCCTCGCGCGGCGCGACGAGGGGGAGCAGGCCGCCGGCGAAGCTCTGGCCCATCGCGACGATCCGCGCCGGATCCACCCAGCGGTGCTTCTTCAGCGCGTCGAACGCAGACCGGTTCCCGGCGAGCTCCGTGTCGAGATCGGTCTCGCTGCACACGCCCTCGCTGTCCCCAACGCCCGGCTTCTCGACCCTCATGAGGACGAGCCCCGACTCCGATGCGATGCGATAGAGGAGTGTCTCGATCCCGCCGCGCGCTCCCGGCGCCGCCTCGACCGAATCGCAGCTGAGCCAGGGGATGAAGAACACCGCCGGCAGCCGCTTCGCGACCGCGCGCGGCCGCGAGACGATGACACGCTGCCGCGCACCGGAGCGCGGGTTTCGGATTTCCTCGTACGAGAACTCGACGCCCGGCATGTCGTCGAGGGGCATCGCATCGAAGACGACCCGTACGGCGAAGGGCTCTTCCCCGCGGACGATCCGGAGCGTTGCCGGCTCCCCGGACCGGAGCGCCGCCAGGCCCGCGTCCGCGTCGAGCCCCGTGGCGAACGTCCGCTCGCCGATGCCGACGAGTCGATCGCCGGCCCGCAGGCCCGCACGCTCGGCCGCCGCCCCGGGCGCAACCCGGACGACCTGGAGCCCTTTGCCGGGCGTGAGGTTCCCGGCCGCGAACCCGAGGTCGGCACGGCGTCGAAGCGACTCCGCTCCGTTCGCCAGGGCCTTGCTCTTCGCCCTCGCGCCGCCGGGACAACGGACCGCGACGAACGCGGCAACGAGCGCTGCGAAGAAGGCCGCCGTCACGCCCACGCGGCGTCGTTTGGTCGATTCCATCGATGTTCTCCCGCAGCCGGTCCTGTTCGGCTGCTCTGCCGTTCTCGTGCTTCGCAACCTAGGGCGCAAGGGCCTGCCCGGGCCTGGCGAAAAC
Coding sequences within it:
- a CDS encoding PDZ domain-containing protein; protein product: MESTKRRRVGVTAAFFAALVAAFVAVRCPGGARAKSKALANGAESLRRRADLGFAAGNLTPGKGLQVVRVAPGAAAERAGLRAGDRLVGIGERTFATGLDADAGLAALRSGEPATLRIVRGEEPFAVRVVFDAMPLDDMPGVEFSYEEIRNPRSGARQRVIVSRPRAVAKRLPAVFFIPWLSCDSVEAAPGARGGIETLLYRIASESGLVLMRVEKPGVGDSEGVCSETDLDTELAGNRSAFDALKKHRWVDPARIVAMGQSFAGGLLPLVAPREETRGYLFLNSWVRTWLERLLEFERRRLEAAGLSAGDVSTRMRRLAELYGLVLEGGLTPAEAIRRKPALGLVWEDAPAHQYGRPIRFLQQLQATNVSAAWEKVDRPTLAVFGEADLVMSRSDHERVVAMVNRNTPGAAQLLTVPGMDHGLSAPLPGGGEGLPELVATTVLNWLRRVAGSP